Proteins co-encoded in one Juglans regia cultivar Chandler chromosome 16, Walnut 2.0, whole genome shotgun sequence genomic window:
- the LOC109006707 gene encoding DEAD-box ATP-dependent RNA helicase 21: MSMKRPIEDVSAVSVVAKKPVFLTKAQREELALKRRQQEADQLQNRRQELLSSLGRPADASGSDVKPSDSDRHRDRDRDRDRERDRDRDRDRDRRDRERDRDRDRERDSERRNHREREREEEARARERAREEKLAERERGKELEAIKEQYLGSKKPKKRVIKPSEKFRFSFDWENTEDTSRDMNSLYQNPHEAQLLFGRGFRAGVDRREQKKLAAKNEKEMREEIRRKEGIEEKPEEAAAQKLKEQAADLYDTFDMRVDRHWSEKKLEEMTERDWRIFREDFNISYKGSKIPRPMRAWAESKLSSELLKAVEKVGYKKPSPIQMAAIPLGMQQRDVIGIAETGSGKTAAFVLPMLTYITRLPPISEENEAEGPYAVVMAPTRELAQQIEEETNKFAKHLGIKVVSIVGGQSIEEQGFKIRQGCEVVIATPGRLIDCLERRYAVLNQCNYVVLDEADRMIDMGFEPQVMGVLDAMPSSNLKPENEDEELDEKKIYRTTYMFSATMPPAVERLARKYLRNPVVVTIGTAGKATELISQHVTMVKESEKFYRLQRLLDELGDRTAIVFVNTKKNADTVAKNLDKAGYRVTTLHGGKSQEQREISLEGFRTKRYNVLVATDVAGRGIDIPDVAHVINYDMPGNIEMYTHRIGRTGRAGKTGVATTFLTFHDSDVFYDLKQMLIQNNSPVPPELARHEASKFKPGSVPDRPPRRNETLFTH; this comes from the coding sequence ATGAGCATGAAACGCCCGATCGAAGACGTTTCAGCCGTCAGTGTCGTCGCTAAGAAACCAGTCTTCTTGACTAAAGCCCAGCGCGAGGAATTAGCCCTCAAGCGTCGTCAGCAAGAAGCCGATCAACTCCAGAACCGACGTCAAGAGCTACTCTCCTCTCTCGGCCGTCCAGCTGACGCGTCCGGTAGCGACGTCAAGCCGTCCGATTCGGACCGCCATCGGGACCGGGACCGGGACCGTGACCGAGAACGAGACCGGGACCGTGATCGCGACCGCGATCGACGAGATCGAGAGCGTGACCGTGACCGTGACCGGGAACGTGATTCTGAGAGGCGGAACCACCGCGAGAGGGAGCGCGAAGAGGAGGCTAGGGCTCGTGAGCGTGCGCGCGAGGAGAAATTAGCTGAGCGAGAGCGTGGGAAAGAGCTCGAAGCCATCAAAGAGCAGTATCTCGGGTCCAAGAAGCCTAAGAAGCGGGTCATCAAACCCAGTGAGAAATTCAGATTTTCTTTCGATTGGGAGAACACCGAGGATACCTCTCGGGACATGAACTCTCTCTACCAGAACCCTCACGAGGCCCAGCTCTTGTTCGGACGAGGCTTCCGCGCCGGCGTGGACCGTCGCGAGCAGAAGAAGCTCGCCGCCAAGAACGAGAAGGAGATGAGGGAGGAGATTCGCCGGAAGGAGGGGATCGAGGAGAAGCCCGAGGAGGCCGCGGCGCAGAAGCTCAAGGAACAAGCTGCCGATTTGTACGACACCTTCGATATGAGGGTCGATCGCCATTGGAGCGAAAAGAAGCTCGAGGAAATGACTGAGAGAGATTGGAGGATTTTCAGGGAGGACTTCAACATTTCGTACAAGGGCTCTAAGATCCCTCGGCCGATGAGGGCTTGGGCCGAGAGTAAACTGAGTTCGGAGCTGTTGAAGGCGGTGGAGAAAGTAGGGTACAAGAAACCCTCGCCTATTCAAATGGCGGCCATTCCGCTCGGTATGCAACAGCGCGATGTGATCGGGATCGCTGAGACTGGTTCTGGCAAAACTGCTGCTTTTGTTCTTCCTATGTTGACTTACATTACGAGGCTCCCTCCAATAAGTGAAGAGAACGAGGCCGAAGGCCCTTACGCCGTTGTAATGGCTCCAACCCGTGAGCTTGCGCAGCAGATTGAGGAAGAAACTAATAAGTTTGCCAAGCATTTGGGGATCAAAGTGGTCTCCATTGTTGGTGGCCAGTCCATCGAGGAGCAAGGATTCAAGATTAGGCAAGGGTGTGAAGTTGTCATTGCTACGCCAGGACGTTTGATTGATTGCTTGGAGAGGCGCTATGCGGTTCTCAATCAGTGCAATTATGTTGTTCTCGATGAGGCCGATCGCATGATTGATATGGGATTCGAGCCTCAGGTTATGGGTGTCTTGGATGCAATGCCTTCAAGCAATTTAAAACCCGAGAATGAAGACGAAGAACTTGATGAGAAGAAGATTTACAGAACCACTTATATGTTTAGTGCCACCATGCCCCCTGCTGTGGAGCGCCTTGCCAGAAAGTATTTGAGAAATCCTGTCGTGGTAACTATAGGTACTGCTGGAAAGGCCACCGAGTTGATATCCCAGCATGTAACCATGGTGAAGGAATCAGAAAAGTTTTACAGGTTACAGAGATTGCTTGACGAACTTGGTGATAGGACTGCTATTGTGTTTGTGAACACTAAGAAGAATGCAGATACCGTTGCCAAGAACTTGGATAAGGCAGGGTACCGTGTGACAACTTTGCATGGTGGGAAGTCTCAGGAGCAAAGGGAGATCAGCCTTGAGGGTTTTAGGACCAAGAGATACAACGTTCTTGTTGCCACCGATGTTGCAGGGCGTGGTATTGACATTCCCGATGTGGCCCATGTGATCAATTACGATATGCCTGGGAATATTGAAATGTACACACACCGTATTGGACGAACAGGCCGGGCAGGCAAGACGGGTGTGGCCACTACATTCCTGACTTTTCACGACTCTGACGTCTTTTACGATCTCAAGCAGATGCTTATCCAGAATAATAGTCCTGTTCCTCCTGAACTTGCAAGACACGAGGCGTCCAAGTTCAAGCCCGGTTCAGTTCCTGATAGACCTCCAAGACGCAATGAAACTCTTTTTACTCACTGA